From one Tetragenococcus osmophilus genomic stretch:
- a CDS encoding copper homeostasis protein CutC, producing the protein MLLKEYCAENYTCLPAAIANGASRIELCDNLSVGGTTPSTGVIEESLSYAGEKEVPLMTMIRPRGGDFIYNDIELRIMETDLIEAKKLGVDGVVFGCLTPNNWLDEEALERLIAAAEGLQITFHMAFDQIPVAQQYEAIDWLSEHGVTRILTHGGPNGTTIQENLEHLRELINYANHRLTILPGGGITAENTEDLAKQLGVNEVHGTKIISLPEKDAE; encoded by the coding sequence ATGTTACTAAAAGAATACTGTGCGGAAAACTATACTTGCCTTCCAGCAGCTATTGCCAATGGCGCAAGTCGTATCGAATTATGTGATAATCTTAGTGTAGGTGGTACTACGCCAAGTACTGGTGTCATTGAAGAAAGCCTTTCTTATGCAGGAGAAAAAGAAGTACCTCTTATGACAATGATACGACCACGTGGTGGTGACTTTATTTACAATGACATTGAACTACGTATCATGGAGACAGATCTTATTGAAGCCAAAAAATTAGGCGTAGATGGTGTAGTCTTTGGCTGTCTTACACCTAACAACTGGTTAGATGAAGAAGCTTTAGAACGTTTAATTGCAGCAGCTGAAGGTTTACAGATTACTTTTCATATGGCTTTTGATCAAATACCTGTAGCTCAACAATACGAGGCTATCGACTGGTTAAGTGAACATGGAGTAACTCGTATTTTAACCCATGGAGGGCCAAATGGTACAACAATCCAAGAAAATCTTGAGCATCTCAGAGAATTAATAAACTATGCTAATCATCGTCTTACTATCTTACCTGGTGGTGGTATTACCGCAGAAAATACGGAAGACCTAGCAAAACAACTAGGTGTTAACGAAGTACACGGTACAAAAATTATTTCATTACCAGAAAAAGACGCTGAATAA
- a CDS encoding methyltransferase domain-containing protein, producing the protein MKKKIQQSQEFIHAYSHLFQCPICHTGMCASQKSLYCQNHHQFDLSKKGTLYFLNHQIKTEYQKEMFEHRRNMIQSGMYQPLLEFLTSYCEKEQILDVGCGEGSFLQEIAKECAIQPSIGFDISKEGIYLATEDHHNIFWCIADLTNLPFSGQSFSTILNIFSPSNYAEFSRVLKKGGQAIKVVPQSGYLQELRQSFYPNDVNKQKYSNEQVVEKFQQSFSSVKYKRLTYTYEIPKEKHTSLLEMSPLEWGVSAFQKEKVKQNPLEKVTIDLDVLIGKNA; encoded by the coding sequence ATGAAGAAAAAAATACAGCAAAGTCAAGAATTTATTCATGCTTATAGTCATTTATTTCAATGTCCCATCTGCCATACCGGGATGTGTGCAAGCCAAAAAAGCTTGTATTGTCAAAATCACCACCAGTTTGATTTATCAAAAAAGGGGACACTTTATTTTCTAAATCATCAAATCAAAACAGAATACCAAAAAGAAATGTTTGAACATCGTAGAAATATGATCCAAAGTGGTATGTATCAACCGCTTTTGGAATTTTTAACTTCCTATTGTGAAAAAGAACAAATTTTAGATGTAGGTTGTGGTGAAGGAAGTTTTTTACAAGAGATAGCTAAGGAATGCGCTATTCAACCTAGTATCGGATTTGATATATCTAAAGAAGGCATTTATCTGGCTACGGAAGATCATCACAACATTTTTTGGTGCATAGCTGATCTAACCAATTTACCTTTTAGCGGGCAATCTTTTTCGACGATTTTGAATATATTTTCTCCATCAAATTACGCTGAATTTTCACGCGTCTTGAAAAAGGGTGGACAGGCTATTAAGGTCGTCCCACAAAGCGGTTATTTACAAGAATTAAGACAGTCCTTTTACCCTAATGATGTAAATAAACAAAAGTATTCTAATGAACAAGTGGTAGAAAAATTTCAACAGTCCTTTTCTTCTGTTAAGTATAAAAGGTTGACTTATACTTATGAGATCCCAAAAGAAAAACATACTTCCTTGTTAGAAATGTCGCCTTTAGAATGGGGCGTTTCTGCTTTTCAAAAAGAAAAGGTAAAACAAAATCCTCTAGAAAAAGTAACAATTGATCTGGATGTTCTTATTGGAAAAAATGCGTGA
- the trmL gene encoding tRNA (uridine(34)/cytosine(34)/5-carboxymethylaminomethyluridine(34)-2'-O)-methyltransferase TrmL has translation MLNHVALFEPLIPTNTGNISRTCAATNTALHLIEPLGFSTDDKHLKRAGLDYWDNVDITYHKSLEDFLAVVGDEPLHLISKFSHKIYSEENFDDGRDHYFLFGKETTGLPEEFMRENEEKCLRLPMNDTHVRSLNLANTVVTVVYEALRQQGYPNLELTHHYYNDKLD, from the coding sequence TTGTTGAACCATGTTGCTTTATTTGAACCACTAATCCCGACAAATACCGGGAATATTTCTAGAACTTGTGCGGCTACAAATACAGCTTTACATTTGATTGAGCCTTTAGGTTTTTCAACAGATGATAAACACTTAAAACGAGCTGGTTTAGATTATTGGGATAATGTGGATATTACTTATCATAAAAGTTTGGAAGATTTTTTAGCTGTAGTAGGCGACGAGCCCCTACATTTAATCTCTAAGTTTTCGCATAAAATTTATAGCGAGGAGAACTTCGATGATGGACGCGATCACTATTTTCTTTTTGGCAAAGAGACGACCGGTTTACCAGAAGAATTTATGCGAGAAAACGAAGAAAAGTGTCTACGTTTGCCCATGAATGATACGCACGTACGCTCATTAAACTTAGCAAACACTGTAGTTACAGTTGTTTATGAAGCTTTACGCCAACAAGGTTATCCTAATTTGGAATTGACGCACCACTATTATAACGATAAATTGGATTGA
- a CDS encoding histidine phosphatase family protein, with the protein MKLYFTRHGKTEWNKQHRFQGMNGDSPLLPSSFVQIRALGRHLQDVPFAAVYASPSKRAKQTAQGIVSQWEQSVPIFYDANLKEMGYGKIEGKSISKMHEQYPKTLTNMRHRLDLYDPTPFNGETVSAMLDRMTQTIVNASYHYDRPVLFVGHGASMTAAIQFLAGKSYAELREMGGLKNNSLSILETNEQKEPYELTLWNDVSFLPAL; encoded by the coding sequence GTGAAGCTATATTTTACTAGACATGGTAAAACAGAGTGGAATAAGCAGCATCGTTTCCAAGGAATGAATGGAGACTCACCGCTATTACCTTCAAGTTTTGTTCAAATTCGAGCTCTAGGACGACACTTACAAGATGTGCCTTTTGCTGCTGTTTATGCTAGTCCTTCTAAGCGGGCAAAGCAAACGGCTCAAGGAATTGTTAGTCAGTGGGAGCAGTCGGTACCTATTTTCTATGATGCCAATTTAAAAGAGATGGGATATGGCAAAATAGAAGGAAAAAGTATTAGTAAAATGCATGAACAGTACCCAAAGACGTTAACAAATATGCGACACCGCTTGGATCTTTATGATCCAACTCCCTTCAATGGTGAAACAGTGAGTGCGATGCTTGATCGTATGACGCAGACAATTGTTAATGCTTCTTACCATTATGATCGTCCCGTGCTTTTTGTAGGTCATGGGGCTTCAATGACGGCGGCGATTCAATTTTTAGCCGGAAAGAGCTATGCTGAACTACGTGAAATGGGCGGATTGAAAAATAACAGTCTTTCGATTTTAGAAACAAATGAACAAAAGGAACCTTATGAATTAACCTTGTGGAATGACGTGAGTTTTCTTCCTGCTTTATAA